One stretch of Streptomyces sp. A2-16 DNA includes these proteins:
- a CDS encoding MurR/RpiR family transcriptional regulator codes for MTRSMQRVAEAVANDPAGCAALTVTGLAELTGTSEATVVRTARLLGYPGYRDLRLALAGLAAQQQSGRAPAITTDIAVDDPIADVVAKLAYDEQQTLADTAAGLDTAQLGAAVAATASARRIDVYGVGASGLVAQDLTQKLLRIGLIAQAHSDPHLAVTNAVQLRSGDVAIAITHSGSTGDVIEPLRVAFERGATTVAITGRPGGAVAQYADHVLTTSTARESELRPAAMSSRTSQLLVVDCLFVGVAQRTYETAAPALAASYEALAHRHRR; via the coding sequence ATGACCCGTTCCATGCAGCGGGTCGCCGAGGCCGTGGCCAACGACCCGGCGGGGTGCGCGGCGCTCACCGTCACGGGCCTCGCGGAACTGACCGGGACGAGCGAGGCGACCGTCGTGCGGACGGCTCGGCTGCTGGGATATCCCGGCTACCGCGACCTGCGGCTCGCCCTCGCCGGGCTGGCCGCGCAGCAGCAGTCCGGGCGGGCACCCGCCATCACCACGGACATCGCGGTGGACGATCCGATCGCCGACGTGGTCGCCAAGCTCGCCTACGACGAGCAGCAGACCCTCGCGGACACCGCGGCCGGGCTGGACACCGCGCAGCTGGGCGCGGCGGTCGCCGCGACGGCCTCCGCACGGCGGATCGATGTGTACGGGGTGGGGGCGTCCGGTCTCGTCGCGCAGGACCTCACGCAGAAGCTGCTGCGCATAGGGCTGATAGCGCAGGCGCACAGCGATCCGCATCTCGCGGTGACGAACGCGGTGCAGCTGCGGTCGGGGGACGTCGCCATCGCGATCACGCACTCGGGGTCCACCGGCGACGTCATCGAGCCCCTGCGGGTCGCCTTCGAGCGCGGGGCCACGACCGTCGCCATCACCGGGCGGCCGGGCGGGGCGGTGGCCCAGTACGCCGACCATGTGCTGACGACGTCCACGGCCCGGGAGAGCGAGCTGCGGCCCGCCGCCATGTCGTCCCGGACCAGCCAGCTGCTGGTGGTGGACTGTCTGTTCGTGGGTGTGGCGCAGCGGACCTACGAGACGGCGGCACCGGCGCTGGCCGCGTCCTACGAGGCGCTGGCGCACCGGCATCGTCGCTAG
- a CDS encoding carboxylesterase family protein: MTSAEELDVRTAAGAVRGRAEDGLVVFRGIPFAEPPVGTARFQAPRPVRSWEGTREADAFGPPPPQESAFGSRADAPATPAGDDWLTVNVWTPTTDPQARRPVMVWIYGGAYKLGHAGSPGYDAQHLARAGDMVVVTLNYRVGIEGFALLAGAPPNRGLLDQVAALEWVRDNITAFGGDPGRVTVFGESAGAGSVASLLAMPAARGLFGRAVTQSVPGTYFSAELAGDIAVELGKEAGLAATAAALSAVDPRELPVVGERLSLRMREYGDRWGQVAPTATPFAPVVDGEVLPCTPWEALAAGAGRDVELLVGHNRDEYRLFLALGDRLGRITEEQAAAALRRYAPGPGGEHSYRAAHPDATPTELYERVQTDWLFAMPSLRLAEAQGTGGGRAHLYELTWSAPAFGGALGACHGLDIPLLFGTYDADLGSLLFAGTGVPDEARALTSHFQSAWTGFARTGDPGWPAYDGEGRPTRVLDVAPEVRPYPEEVSRRLWEGYDFRALPLLKQGAGALGL, from the coding sequence ATGACGTCAGCCGAGGAACTCGACGTGCGCACCGCGGCCGGTGCCGTGCGCGGGCGCGCCGAGGACGGACTGGTGGTCTTCCGCGGGATCCCGTTCGCCGAACCCCCGGTCGGAACGGCCCGGTTCCAGGCGCCACGGCCCGTCAGGAGCTGGGAGGGGACCCGGGAGGCGGATGCCTTCGGACCTCCGCCCCCGCAGGAGTCCGCTTTCGGGAGCCGGGCCGACGCGCCTGCGACGCCCGCCGGCGACGACTGGCTCACGGTCAACGTCTGGACCCCCACGACGGACCCGCAGGCCCGCCGGCCCGTGATGGTGTGGATCTACGGCGGTGCCTACAAACTCGGTCACGCCGGCAGCCCCGGCTACGACGCCCAGCACCTCGCGCGCGCCGGTGACATGGTCGTCGTGACCCTCAACTACCGCGTCGGCATCGAGGGGTTCGCCCTGCTGGCGGGGGCGCCCCCGAACCGGGGGCTGCTGGACCAGGTCGCGGCGCTGGAATGGGTGCGGGACAACATCACGGCGTTCGGCGGGGACCCCGGCCGGGTCACGGTCTTCGGGGAGTCGGCGGGGGCGGGGTCGGTGGCCTCGCTGTTGGCGATGCCCGCCGCCCGGGGGCTGTTCGGGCGGGCCGTCACGCAGAGCGTGCCCGGTACGTACTTCTCCGCCGAACTCGCCGGGGACATCGCGGTGGAGCTCGGCAAGGAGGCGGGACTCGCCGCGACGGCGGCCGCGCTGTCCGCCGTGGACCCGCGTGAACTGCCCGTGGTGGGGGAGCGGTTGAGCCTGCGGATGCGCGAGTACGGCGACCGCTGGGGGCAGGTCGCACCCACCGCCACCCCCTTCGCTCCCGTCGTCGACGGCGAGGTGCTGCCGTGCACGCCCTGGGAGGCGCTGGCGGCGGGCGCGGGACGGGACGTGGAGCTGCTCGTCGGGCACAACCGGGACGAGTACCGGCTCTTCCTCGCCCTGGGCGATCGGCTCGGCAGGATCACCGAGGAACAGGCGGCCGCGGCGCTGCGGAGGTACGCGCCGGGCCCGGGCGGAGAGCACTCCTACCGCGCGGCCCACCCGGACGCCACACCGACCGAGCTGTACGAGCGCGTCCAGACGGACTGGCTGTTCGCCATGCCGTCACTGCGGCTGGCGGAGGCGCAGGGCACCGGCGGCGGCCGGGCCCACCTGTACGAACTGACCTGGTCCGCACCGGCGTTCGGCGGGGCGCTCGGCGCGTGCCACGGGCTGGACATTCCGCTGCTGTTCGGCACGTACGACGCCGATCTCGGGAGTCTGCTGTTCGCGGGGACCGGGGTGCCGGACGAGGCCAGGGCGCTGACCTCGCACTTCCAGTCGGCATGGACCGGGTTCGCGCGGACCGGGGACCCCGGGTGGCCGGCGTACGACGGCGAGGGCCGCCCGACGCGGGTCCTGGACGTCGCACCGGAGGTGCGGCCGTACCCGGAGGAGGTCTCGCGGCGGCTGTGGGAGGGGTACGACTTCCGGGCGCTGCCCCTGCTGAAACAGGGCGCCGGGGCTCTGGGGCTCTAG
- a CDS encoding cold-shock protein: MAQGTVKWFNAEKGYGFIAVDGGADVFVHYSAIQMDGYRTLEEGQRVEFEISQGQKGPQADMVRLATG; encoded by the coding sequence ATGGCTCAGGGCACCGTCAAGTGGTTCAACGCGGAGAAGGGGTACGGCTTCATCGCGGTCGACGGTGGTGCGGATGTATTCGTCCACTACAGCGCGATTCAGATGGACGGCTACCGCACCCTTGAAGAGGGCCAGCGGGTCGAGTTCGAGATCTCGCAGGGTCAGAAGGGGCCGCAGGCGGACATGGTCCGTCTCGCGACTGGCTGA
- a CDS encoding class I SAM-dependent methyltransferase, whose translation MPLLDTLACFNDAHPWSHNAHFHPWIMRRLPRRFGRALDVGCGSGELARLLATRAGQVHGIDSDERIIGEAREATGPGLPVVYAVADGRSYDRGAPYDVITCVAVLHHLPLTETLDHFRRQLAPGGTLVIVGCAEEDTRAQQLLGLVSVPLNLISGWIKNRGRKAPLPVAMTAVTRRPDVPYTELVREARRVLPGARLRRRLFWRYTLVWKKLREDVDPGRLRTTPR comes from the coding sequence ATGCCCCTCCTGGACACCCTTGCCTGCTTCAACGACGCCCACCCGTGGAGCCACAACGCCCACTTCCACCCGTGGATCATGCGCCGGCTGCCCCGTCGCTTCGGCCGTGCCCTCGACGTCGGCTGCGGTTCCGGTGAGCTGGCCCGGCTGCTGGCGACCCGGGCCGGCCAGGTGCACGGCATCGACAGCGACGAGCGGATCATCGGCGAGGCGAGGGAGGCGACCGGTCCCGGCCTCCCCGTCGTCTATGCCGTCGCGGACGGGCGGTCGTACGACCGAGGCGCCCCCTACGACGTCATCACCTGCGTCGCCGTGCTCCACCACCTCCCCCTGACCGAGACCCTCGACCACTTCCGGCGGCAACTGGCCCCCGGTGGAACCCTGGTGATCGTCGGCTGTGCCGAGGAGGACACCCGTGCCCAGCAGTTGCTGGGTCTCGTTTCCGTCCCGCTCAACCTGATCTCCGGCTGGATCAAGAACCGGGGGCGAAAGGCTCCTCTCCCCGTCGCGATGACCGCCGTGACCCGCCGGCCCGACGTCCCGTACACGGAGCTGGTCCGCGAGGCCCGCCGCGTTCTCCCCGGGGCCCGGCTCAGGCGGCGGCTCTTCTGGCGCTACACCCTCGTCTGGAAGAAATTGCGGGAGGATGTCGATCCGGGCAGGCTTCGAACGACGCCAAGGTGA
- a CDS encoding MoaD/ThiS family protein — MSVSVRIPTILRTYTGGQAEVQAEGGTLAEVIADLEKNHTGIAARVLDDQGKLRRFVNVYVNDDDVRFEQGLETATPDGAGVSIIPAVAGG, encoded by the coding sequence ATGAGCGTTTCCGTCCGTATCCCCACCATCCTGCGCACCTACACCGGCGGCCAGGCCGAGGTGCAGGCCGAGGGCGGGACCCTCGCCGAGGTCATCGCGGACCTGGAGAAGAACCACACCGGTATCGCCGCCCGCGTTCTCGACGACCAGGGCAAGCTGCGGCGGTTCGTGAATGTGTACGTGAACGACGACGATGTGCGGTTCGAGCAGGGGCTGGAGACGGCGACGCCCGACGGGGCCGGCGTCTCCATCATCCCGGCGGTCGCCGGCGGGTGA
- a CDS encoding dihydrofolate reductase family protein, which translates to MPKVRVHNVTISLDGFMAGPNQRLDAPFGDGVGWGDDLHSWFMSASQDAAAGKSGIDVDHFVRGDENIGATIMGRNMFGPQRGPWEDESWQGWWGENPPYHHDVFVHTHHLRPALEMAGGTTFHFTDETPEAVLRRAFDAADGKDVRIGGGAAVIRQYLRAGLIDELHLVIAPLLIGRGERLLDDLGEGIDGYRVSELVSSPNVTHALLVRR; encoded by the coding sequence ATGCCGAAGGTCCGGGTACACAACGTGACGATCTCCCTCGACGGCTTCATGGCCGGGCCGAACCAGCGGCTGGACGCTCCGTTCGGTGACGGCGTCGGCTGGGGCGACGACCTGCACAGCTGGTTCATGTCCGCGTCCCAGGACGCGGCCGCGGGGAAGTCCGGGATCGACGTCGACCACTTCGTCCGCGGCGACGAGAACATCGGCGCCACGATCATGGGACGGAACATGTTCGGCCCCCAGCGCGGGCCGTGGGAGGACGAGTCCTGGCAGGGCTGGTGGGGCGAGAACCCGCCCTACCACCACGACGTCTTCGTCCACACCCACCATCTGCGCCCGGCACTGGAGATGGCCGGCGGAACCACCTTCCACTTCACCGACGAGACACCCGAGGCCGTGCTGCGGCGCGCCTTCGACGCCGCGGACGGCAAGGACGTACGGATCGGCGGCGGGGCGGCGGTCATCCGGCAGTATCTGCGCGCCGGGCTCATCGACGAACTCCACCTGGTGATCGCGCCGCTCCTCATCGGGCGCGGTGAGCGGCTGCTCGACGACCTGGGCGAGGGGATCGACGGCTACCGGGTGTCCGAGCTGGTCAGCTCACCGAACGTCACCCACGCGCTGCTGGTCCGCCGCTGA
- the groL gene encoding chaperonin GroEL (60 kDa chaperone family; promotes refolding of misfolded polypeptides especially under stressful conditions; forms two stacked rings of heptamers to form a barrel-shaped 14mer; ends can be capped by GroES; misfolded proteins enter the barrel where they are refolded when GroES binds): MAKIIAFDEEARRGLERGMNQLADAVKVTLGPKGRNVVLEKKWGAPTITNDGVSIAKEIELEDPYEKIGAELVKEVAKKTDDVAGDGTTTATVLAQALVREGLRNVAAGANPMALKRGIERAVEAVSAALLEQAKDVETKEQIASTASISAADTQIGELIAEAMDKVGKEGVITVEESQTFGLELELTEGMRFDKGYISAYFATDMERMEASLDDPYILIANSKIGSVKDLLPLLEKVMQSGKPLLIIAEDVEGEALSTLVVNKIRGTFKSVAVKAPGFGDRRKAMLGDIAILTGGEVISEEVGLKLENATLDLLGRARKVVITKDETTIVDGAGSSDQVNGRVNQIRAEIENSDSDYDREKLQERLAKLAGGVAVIKAGAATEVELKERKHRIEDAVRNAKAAVEEGIVAGGGVALIQASSVFEKLDLEGDELTGANAVKLALEAPLKQIAVNGGLEGGVIVEKVRNLPVGHGLNAATGEYVDMIAEGIIDPAKVTRSALQNAASIAALFLTTEAVIADKPEKAAAPAGGGMPGGDMDF; encoded by the coding sequence ATGGCCAAGATCATCGCGTTCGACGAGGAGGCGCGGCGCGGCCTCGAGCGCGGCATGAACCAGCTCGCGGACGCCGTCAAGGTGACGCTCGGCCCCAAGGGTCGCAACGTCGTCCTCGAGAAGAAGTGGGGCGCCCCCACGATCACCAACGATGGTGTTTCCATCGCCAAGGAGATCGAGCTCGAGGACCCGTACGAGAAGATCGGCGCCGAGCTGGTCAAGGAAGTCGCCAAGAAGACGGACGACGTCGCCGGTGACGGTACGACCACCGCGACCGTTCTGGCGCAGGCGCTGGTCCGCGAGGGCCTGCGCAACGTAGCCGCCGGCGCCAACCCGATGGCCCTCAAGCGCGGTATCGAGAGGGCTGTCGAGGCCGTCTCCGCCGCCCTGCTCGAGCAGGCCAAGGATGTCGAGACCAAGGAGCAGATCGCTTCCACGGCCTCCATCTCCGCCGCCGACACCCAGATCGGCGAGCTCATCGCCGAGGCGATGGACAAGGTCGGCAAGGAAGGCGTCATCACCGTCGAGGAGTCCCAGACCTTCGGTCTGGAGCTGGAGCTCACCGAGGGTATGCGCTTCGACAAGGGCTACATCTCGGCGTACTTCGCCACCGACATGGAGCGCATGGAGGCGTCGCTCGACGACCCCTACATCCTCATCGCCAACTCCAAGATCGGCTCCGTCAAGGACCTGCTCCCGCTCCTGGAGAAGGTCATGCAGTCGGGCAAGCCGCTGCTGATCATCGCCGAGGACGTCGAGGGCGAGGCCCTGTCGACCCTGGTCGTCAACAAGATCCGCGGCACCTTCAAGTCCGTCGCCGTCAAGGCCCCGGGCTTCGGTGACCGCCGCAAGGCCATGCTCGGCGACATCGCCATCCTCACGGGCGGCGAGGTCATCTCCGAGGAGGTCGGCCTCAAGCTGGAGAACGCGACCCTGGACCTCCTGGGCCGCGCCCGCAAGGTCGTCATCACCAAGGACGAGACCACCATCGTCGACGGTGCCGGTTCGTCCGACCAGGTCAACGGTCGCGTCAACCAGATCCGCGCCGAGATCGAGAACAGCGACTCGGACTACGACCGCGAGAAGCTCCAGGAGCGCCTGGCCAAGCTCGCCGGTGGCGTCGCCGTCATCAAGGCCGGTGCCGCGACCGAGGTCGAGCTCAAGGAGCGCAAGCACCGCATCGAGGACGCCGTTCGCAACGCGAAGGCGGCCGTCGAGGAGGGCATCGTCGCCGGTGGTGGCGTGGCCCTCATCCAGGCCTCCTCGGTCTTCGAGAAGCTGGACCTGGAGGGTGACGAGCTGACCGGCGCCAACGCCGTGAAGCTGGCCCTGGAGGCCCCGCTCAAGCAGATCGCCGTCAACGGTGGTCTCGAGGGTGGCGTCATCGTCGAGAAGGTGCGCAACCTGCCCGTCGGCCACGGCCTGAACGCCGCGACCGGTGAGTACGTCGACATGATCGCCGAAGGCATCATCGACCCGGCGAAGGTGACCCGCTCTGCCCTGCAGAACGCCGCCTCCATCGCCGCGCTCTTCCTCACCACCGAGGCCGTCATCGCCGACAAGCCGGAGAAGGCCGCCGCGCCTGCCGGTGGCGGCATGCCGGGCGGTGACATGGACTTCTGA
- the thrC gene encoding threonine synthase, protein MAAQTVASTTDSTTVDLGPAAALSCRECGHRVPLGPVFACEECFGPLEIAYDFSAYDTEELRKQIEAGPANIWRYAPLLPVPADVADKPNINPGWTQLVKADNLARELGVTGGLYIKDDSGNPTHSFKDRVVAQALEAARAFGFTTLSCSSTGNLAGAVGAAAARAGFRSCVFIPHDLEQGKVVMAAIYGGELVGIEGNYDDVNRFCSELIGDPAGEGWGFVNVNLRPYYAEGSKTLAYEICEQLGWKLPDQLVVPIASGSQLTKIDKGLQELIKLGLVEDRPYKIFGAQAEGCSPVSVAYKAGHDVVRPQKPNTIAKSLAIGNPADGPYVLDIARRTGGAVEDVNDEQVVDAIKLLARTEGIFAETAGGVTVGVTRKLIENGVLDPSLTTVVLNTGDGLKTLDAVAGTGLTATIRPNLDSFREAGLA, encoded by the coding sequence ATGGCTGCGCAGACTGTTGCAAGCACCACCGACTCCACGACCGTCGACCTCGGTCCCGCCGCGGCGCTGAGCTGCCGCGAATGCGGTCACCGCGTCCCGCTCGGCCCGGTCTTCGCGTGCGAGGAGTGTTTCGGCCCGCTCGAGATCGCCTACGACTTCTCGGCCTACGACACCGAGGAGCTCCGCAAGCAGATCGAGGCGGGACCCGCGAACATCTGGCGATACGCCCCGCTGCTGCCCGTCCCCGCGGACGTGGCGGACAAGCCCAACATCAACCCCGGCTGGACCCAGCTCGTCAAGGCCGACAACCTCGCCCGCGAGCTCGGCGTGACCGGCGGTCTGTACATCAAGGACGACTCCGGCAACCCCACGCACTCCTTCAAGGACCGCGTGGTGGCGCAGGCCCTGGAGGCGGCGCGCGCCTTCGGCTTCACCACCCTCTCCTGCTCCTCGACCGGCAACCTGGCCGGCGCGGTGGGTGCCGCGGCCGCCCGGGCCGGCTTCCGCTCCTGCGTGTTCATCCCGCACGACCTGGAGCAGGGCAAGGTCGTCATGGCCGCGATCTACGGCGGCGAGCTCGTCGGCATCGAGGGCAACTACGACGACGTGAACCGCTTCTGCTCCGAGCTGATCGGCGACCCGGCCGGTGAGGGCTGGGGCTTCGTCAACGTCAACCTGCGGCCGTACTACGCGGAGGGGTCCAAGACCCTGGCGTACGAGATCTGCGAGCAGCTGGGCTGGAAGCTCCCCGACCAGCTGGTGGTGCCGATCGCCTCCGGCTCGCAGCTCACGAAGATCGACAAGGGTCTGCAGGAGCTGATCAAGCTCGGGCTCGTCGAGGACAGGCCGTACAAGATCTTCGGTGCGCAGGCGGAGGGGTGCTCGCCGGTGTCGGTCGCGTACAAGGCGGGCCATGACGTGGTCCGGCCCCAGAAGCCGAACACCATCGCCAAGTCGCTGGCCATCGGCAACCCCGCGGACGGCCCGTACGTGCTGGACATCGCCCGTCGCACCGGCGGTGCGGTGGAGGACGTGAACGACGAGCAGGTCGTGGACGCGATCAAGCTGCTCGCCCGTACGGAGGGCATCTTCGCGGAGACCGCGGGTGGCGTGACCGTGGGCGTGACCCGCAAGCTGATCGAGAACGGGGTGCTGGACCCCTCGCTGACGACCGTTGTGCTGAACACCGGGGACGGTCTGAAGACGCTGGACGCGGTGGCGGGTACGGGACTGACCGCGACCATCCGCCCCAACCTCGACTCGTTCCGCGAGGCCGGCCTCGCGTAG
- a CDS encoding NADH:flavin oxidoreductase, giving the protein MTAPATPPATSRAAEILSRPAHINGLTVPNRIAMAPMTRMFSPGGIPGEDVASYYARRAAAGVGLIVTEGTYVGHESAGNSGSVPRFHGEEQLAGWAKVAEQVHAAGGTIVPQLWHIGMVREQGQQPYADAPAVGPSGIRIGADEPTGKAMTQRDLDDVIGAFAEAAAAAERIGFDGVELHGAHGYLLDQFLWAGTNRRTDAYGGDPVARTKFAAEIVAAVRETVSPEFPIIFRYSQWKQEAYKARLAETPEELEAILAPLAAAGVDAFHASTRRYWLPEFDGSDLNLAGWTKKLTGRTTITVGSVGLDGDFIRGFMGEGSPVKAIDDLLDALEREEYDMVAVGRALLQDPEWAAKVLAGRFDELQPYDASALKSLS; this is encoded by the coding sequence GTGACCGCCCCCGCCACCCCTCCGGCCACCTCCCGCGCCGCCGAGATCCTCTCCCGCCCGGCCCACATCAACGGCCTGACCGTCCCGAACCGCATCGCGATGGCGCCCATGACCCGCATGTTCTCCCCGGGCGGCATCCCCGGCGAGGACGTGGCGTCGTACTACGCCCGCCGCGCGGCCGCCGGAGTCGGCCTGATCGTCACCGAGGGCACCTACGTCGGCCACGAGTCGGCCGGGAACAGCGGCAGCGTCCCGCGGTTCCACGGTGAGGAGCAGCTGGCGGGCTGGGCGAAGGTCGCCGAGCAGGTGCACGCGGCGGGCGGCACCATCGTCCCGCAGCTGTGGCACATCGGCATGGTCCGCGAGCAGGGGCAGCAGCCCTACGCCGACGCCCCCGCCGTCGGCCCCTCCGGCATCCGCATCGGCGCCGACGAGCCCACCGGCAAGGCGATGACCCAGCGCGACCTGGACGACGTCATCGGCGCGTTCGCCGAGGCGGCGGCCGCGGCCGAGCGCATCGGCTTCGACGGCGTGGAGCTGCACGGCGCCCACGGCTACCTCCTCGACCAGTTCCTGTGGGCGGGCACCAACCGCCGCACCGACGCCTACGGCGGTGACCCGGTCGCCCGCACCAAGTTCGCGGCGGAGATCGTGGCGGCCGTACGCGAGACGGTATCGCCCGAGTTCCCGATCATCTTCCGGTACTCGCAGTGGAAGCAGGAGGCCTACAAGGCGCGCCTCGCCGAGACGCCCGAGGAGCTGGAGGCGATCCTCGCCCCGCTCGCCGCGGCCGGTGTCGACGCCTTCCACGCCTCCACGCGCCGCTACTGGCTCCCCGAGTTCGACGGCTCCGACCTCAACCTCGCCGGCTGGACCAAGAAGCTCACCGGCAGGACCACCATCACCGTCGGCTCGGTCGGCCTCGACGGCGACTTCATCCGCGGCTTCATGGGCGAGGGCTCCCCGGTCAAGGCCATCGACGACCTGCTCGACGCCCTGGAGCGCGAGGAGTACGACATGGTCGCCGTCGGCCGGGCGCTGCTCCAGGACCCCGAGTGGGCCGCGAAGGTGCTCGCCGGCCGTTTCGACGAGCTCCAGCCGTACGACGCGTCCGCGCTGAAGTCGTTGAGCTGA
- a CDS encoding GNAT family N-acetyltransferase has product MAHTPARTATPSDVDSLVSVFTSAFLHDPVWGAAAFPDEGRRAEQAAVMWRVYAASAVRYPWTLVTPGVEAAAVWIPPDGTELTAEEAAGLEGRLAAATDPATARAIMAVGERFEEARPTEPFFCLTILGTHADHRGKGLGMGLVAEGLRRIDELGAPAYLESTNPANLGCYESVGFGVRDEIVLAGGQVVTTMWRPPRRLG; this is encoded by the coding sequence ATGGCCCACACCCCCGCCCGTACCGCCACCCCCTCCGACGTCGACTCCCTCGTCTCCGTCTTCACCAGCGCCTTCCTGCACGACCCCGTCTGGGGAGCGGCCGCCTTCCCCGACGAGGGGCGACGGGCCGAGCAGGCCGCCGTCATGTGGCGGGTCTACGCCGCCTCCGCGGTCCGGTACCCGTGGACCCTGGTGACGCCCGGCGTCGAGGCCGCCGCCGTGTGGATCCCGCCGGACGGGACCGAGCTCACGGCGGAGGAGGCGGCCGGGCTGGAGGGGCGGCTGGCGGCGGCCACGGATCCCGCCACCGCTCGCGCGATCATGGCGGTGGGGGAGCGGTTCGAGGAGGCCCGTCCCACCGAGCCGTTCTTCTGCCTCACCATTCTCGGCACCCACGCGGACCATCGCGGCAAGGGGCTCGGCATGGGGCTGGTCGCCGAGGGTCTCCGTCGCATCGACGAACTCGGCGCGCCCGCCTACCTGGAGTCGACCAACCCCGCCAACCTGGGGTGCTACGAGAGCGTCGGTTTCGGTGTGCGGGACGAGATCGTCCTCGCGGGCGGGCAGGTGGTCACGACCATGTGGAGGCCCCCGCGCCGACTTGGTTGA
- the murQ gene encoding N-acetylmuramic acid 6-phosphate etherase, with the protein MTSTSDPRDLQAQLESLTTEAFRPELADIDQLPTLDLARLMNGEDASVPAAVSGQLPRIAAAIDAVAERMARGGRLIYAGAGTAGRLGVLDASECPPTFNTDPARVVGLIAGGPQALVTSIEGAEDSAELARADLDALAVTAVDTVVGVSASGRTPYAVGAVEHARAQGALTVGLSCNADSALAAAAEHGIEVVVGPELLTGSTRLKAGTAQKLVLNMLSTITMIRLGKTYGNLMVDVRASNDKLRARSRRIVALATGADDEEIEQALAAADGEVKNAILTILADVDGPTAARLLQESGGHLRTALAAGLH; encoded by the coding sequence ATGACCTCCACCTCCGACCCCCGTGATCTGCAAGCCCAGTTGGAGTCGCTGACCACCGAGGCCTTCCGGCCCGAGCTCGCCGACATCGATCAGTTGCCCACCCTCGACCTCGCCCGGCTGATGAACGGCGAGGACGCCTCCGTGCCGGCGGCCGTGTCCGGGCAGCTGCCGCGGATCGCCGCCGCCATCGACGCCGTAGCCGAGCGCATGGCCCGCGGCGGCCGGCTGATCTACGCCGGTGCCGGGACCGCCGGGCGCCTGGGCGTGCTGGACGCCTCCGAGTGCCCCCCGACCTTCAACACCGACCCGGCGCGGGTCGTGGGCCTGATCGCCGGTGGCCCGCAGGCGCTGGTCACGTCCATCGAGGGGGCCGAGGACTCCGCGGAGCTGGCCCGGGCCGACCTGGACGCGCTCGCGGTGACGGCCGTGGACACGGTGGTCGGGGTGTCCGCGTCCGGCCGTACCCCGTATGCCGTGGGCGCGGTGGAACACGCCCGCGCGCAGGGCGCGTTGACCGTCGGTCTGTCCTGCAACGCGGACAGCGCGCTCGCCGCGGCCGCCGAGCACGGCATCGAGGTGGTCGTGGGTCCCGAGCTGCTCACCGGCTCCACCCGGCTCAAGGCGGGGACCGCGCAGAAGCTCGTCCTCAACATGCTGTCGACGATCACGATGATCCGCCTCGGCAAGACGTACGGGAACCTGATGGTCGACGTCCGCGCCTCCAACGACAAGCTGCGCGCCCGCTCCCGCCGCATCGTCGCCCTCGCCACCGGCGCCGACGACGAGGAGATCGAGCAGGCCCTGGCCGCCGCGGACGGCGAGGTCAAGAACGCGATCCTGACGATCCTGGCCGACGTCGACGGGCCCACGGCGGCCCGCCTGCTGCAGGAGTCGGGGGGCCACTTGCGGACCGCGCTGGCGGCCGGCCTCCACTGA
- a CDS encoding DUF4031 domain-containing protein, with the protein MTVYIDPPDWPGHGRMWSHLISDVSFDELHAFADGLGVPRRAFERDHYDIPSHRYADVVAAGATEVSSREVVRLLTGAGLRRPKGR; encoded by the coding sequence GTGACCGTCTACATCGACCCGCCCGACTGGCCGGGACACGGCCGCATGTGGTCCCACCTCATCAGCGACGTCTCCTTCGACGAACTGCACGCGTTCGCCGACGGCCTGGGCGTCCCGAGACGCGCCTTCGAGCGCGACCACTACGACATCCCGTCCCACCGCTACGCGGACGTGGTGGCGGCGGGGGCGACGGAGGTGAGCAGCCGGGAGGTGGTGCGGTTGCTGACGGGGGCGGGACTGCGGCGGCCCAAGGGTCGTTAG